The proteins below are encoded in one region of Scomber japonicus isolate fScoJap1 chromosome 2, fScoJap1.pri, whole genome shotgun sequence:
- the fabp2 gene encoding fatty acid-binding protein, intestinal isoform X1 yields MTFNGNWKVDRSDNYEKFMEQMGINMVKRKLAAHDSLKITIEQTGDKFHVKEASNFRTLEIDFTLGVTFEYSLADGTELTGSWAMEGSMLKGVFNRKDNGKQLTTTRVVEGDELIQSYNYEGVDAKRIFKKC; encoded by the exons ATGACCTTCAACGGTAACTGGAAAGTTGATCGCAGTGACAACTATGAGAAATTCATGGAACAAATGG GCATCAACATGGTGAAGAGGAAGCTGGCTGCTCACGACAGCCTCAAGATAACCATTGAACAAACTGGAGACAAATTTCATGTCAAGGAGGCCAGCAATTTCCGCACCCTGGAAATAGACTTCACCCTGGGGGTCACCTTTGAGTACAGCCTTGCAGATGGAACAGAGCTAACC GGCTCATGGGCTATGGAGGGAAGCATGCTGAAGGGTGTTTTCAACAGAAAGGACAATGGAAAGCAGCTGACAACAACTAGAGTTGTGGAGGGAGATGAACTTATACAG AGCTACAACTACGAAGGTGTGGACGCAAAGAGAATTTTCaagaaatgttag
- the fabp2 gene encoding fatty acid-binding protein, intestinal isoform X2, which produces MTFNGNWKVDRSDNYEKFMEQMGINMVKRKLAAHDSLKITIEQTGDKFHVKEASNFRTLEIDFTLGVTFEYSLADGTELTGSWAMEGSMLKGVFNRKDNGKQLTTTRVVEGDELIQSYNYEGVDAKRIFKKY; this is translated from the exons ATGACCTTCAACGGTAACTGGAAAGTTGATCGCAGTGACAACTATGAGAAATTCATGGAACAAATGG GCATCAACATGGTGAAGAGGAAGCTGGCTGCTCACGACAGCCTCAAGATAACCATTGAACAAACTGGAGACAAATTTCATGTCAAGGAGGCCAGCAATTTCCGCACCCTGGAAATAGACTTCACCCTGGGGGTCACCTTTGAGTACAGCCTTGCAGATGGAACAGAGCTAACC GGCTCATGGGCTATGGAGGGAAGCATGCTGAAGGGTGTTTTCAACAGAAAGGACAATGGAAAGCAGCTGACAACAACTAGAGTTGTGGAGGGAGATGAACTTATACAG AGCTACAACTACGAAGGTGTGGACGCAAAGAGAATTTTCaagaaat